The Campylobacter sp. MIT 12-8780 genome has a window encoding:
- a CDS encoding glycosyltransferase family 8 protein, protein MLTDFISNSTRKKLNELQDELSKIYPCKICIYFMNNEKFKDCARVHAAKHTSATYYKMAISSTLSNDIKTCLYLDIDMLVIADLREFFHIDLKDNAIASVLDYKGSNHNVLTAKNQNLADMPLNTNESYFNTGMMLLNLAFWRTNQLEKKCFYLCKNYIPRWAEQCIINKAAQDKNIKLPLKFNFFDSNFLELETLDDNKYNNRILYTKSEYENSMKSIKVVHFISYKPWNTIFDSQWDLNLMQEIISLEQSWWNTALTTPIFKDELLGLKFTLKDKEFQNYVNRITQLFIQKQGEIKELQIQISNLNQTITKLENENKTLQNEIISLKQTKGAALRVQNQLAYKLGTTLMSYSKSKFFYLNPKFYLTLLSIKSKHKKSKKAYENLIFSNPSFKLPLLETYADYDEALKVQNFFSYRLGLEFIKASKTWYKGGLVKFYFKAKKLKKEFKKKKV, encoded by the coding sequence ATCTTAACAGACTTTATTTCAAATTCCACTAGAAAAAAACTTAATGAACTCCAAGACGAATTGAGTAAAATTTACCCATGCAAAATATGCATATACTTCATGAATAATGAAAAATTTAAAGATTGTGCTAGAGTTCATGCTGCAAAACATACTTCTGCAACTTATTATAAAATGGCAATATCTTCAACATTATCAAATGACATAAAAACTTGTCTTTATCTTGATATAGATATGCTTGTTATTGCAGATTTAAGAGAATTTTTTCATATTGACCTAAAAGATAACGCTATAGCTAGTGTTTTGGACTATAAAGGTTCAAATCATAATGTACTTACTGCAAAAAATCAAAATTTAGCAGACATGCCCCTAAACACAAATGAAAGTTATTTTAATACAGGAATGATGCTTCTTAATTTAGCATTTTGGAGAACAAATCAACTTGAAAAAAAATGCTTTTATTTATGCAAAAACTATATCCCAAGGTGGGCAGAACAATGTATCATTAACAAAGCTGCACAGGACAAAAACATAAAACTACCTCTAAAATTTAACTTTTTTGACTCAAATTTTCTTGAACTTGAAACTTTGGATGATAATAAATACAACAATAGAATTTTATATACAAAAAGCGAATATGAAAACTCTATGAAAAGTATTAAAGTTGTCCATTTTATATCCTATAAACCATGGAATACAATTTTTGATTCTCAATGGGATTTGAATTTAATGCAAGAAATCATATCTTTAGAACAATCATGGTGGAACACTGCCTTGACAACACCTATCTTCAAAGATGAGCTTCTTGGACTAAAATTTACACTTAAAGACAAAGAATTTCAAAATTATGTAAATCGCATCACACAACTTTTTATACAAAAACAAGGTGAAATTAAAGAGCTCCAAATTCAAATCTCAAATTTAAATCAAACCATTACTAAACTTGAAAATGAAAACAAAACCTTGCAAAATGAGATTATAAGTCTAAAACAAACAAAAGGAGCAGCTTTAAGAGTGCAAAATCAACTTGCCTATAAATTAGGAACTACTCTTATGTCATACTCAAAATCAAAATTTTTCTATCTTAATCCTAAATTTTATCTTACTTTGCTCAGTATCAAATCAAAGCATAAAAAGTCTAAAAAGGCTTATGAAAATTTAATCTTTTCAAATCCTAGTTTTAAACTACCCTTGCTTGAAACTTATGCTGATTATGATGAGGCTTTAAAGGTGCAGAACTTTTTTTCTTATAGACTTGGACTTGAATTTATAAAAGCGAGTAAAACTTGGTATAAGGGTGGATTGGTAAAATTTTATTTTAAAGCAAAGAAATTAAAAAAGGAGTTTAAAAAGAAAAAAGTGTAA
- a CDS encoding metal-sensing transcriptional repressor, giving the protein MHTHSKGHDRAMINRLSKSIGHLESIKKMIENGKDCSEVLIQLAAVRGEINNTGKAILKEHLSHCIIHAIEEGDMKRVEELEKAIDSFVK; this is encoded by the coding sequence ATGCATACTCATTCTAAAGGGCATGATAGGGCGATGATTAACCGCTTAAGCAAGAGTATAGGGCATTTAGAAAGTATTAAAAAGATGATAGAAAATGGCAAGGATTGCTCTGAAGTGCTTATACAACTTGCCGCAGTAAGAGGCGAGATCAATAATACCGGCAAAGCTATCTTAAAAGAACACTTAAGCCACTGCATAATCCACGCCATAGAAGAAGGCGATATGAAGCGAGTTGAAGAACTTGAAAAAGCCATTGATAGTTTTGTGAAGTAA
- a CDS encoding S41 family peptidase produces MNILGFASTLLICFFLVSQAGAKPNEPYSKDQVQKRLDALEKYTKTLAIVEQYYVDDENISDLIDKSLSGLLSNLDAHSSFLNEKDFQDLKIQTSGEFGGLGISVGMKDGVLSVIAPIEGTPADKAGIKAGDVILRIDGEATLGMNLNDAVDKMRGKPKSTINITIYRKGGEKPFDIKLTREIIKIESVYSKLIENEDILYLRVTNFDKKVSEEAKKQIQKNPKIKGIVLDLRNNPGGLLDQAVGLTNLFVDKGVIVSQKGKNEADNREYPADPRQKLTDVPLVVLVNEGSASASEIVSGALQDLKRAIIIGTNTFGKGSVQSIIPLSNTQALRLTVARYYLSSGRTIQAVGVKPDIEVLAGKVNVVDNNFSIKESDLKLHLESELEKIQPNEKKTNSKTDKNIITQAQIYDDAQLKSAVDAIKILSIKG; encoded by the coding sequence ATGAATATATTAGGCTTTGCAAGCACCTTGTTGATTTGTTTTTTTCTTGTAAGTCAAGCTGGTGCAAAGCCAAACGAGCCTTATAGCAAGGATCAAGTGCAAAAACGCCTTGATGCTTTAGAAAAATACACAAAAACCCTTGCCATAGTCGAGCAATACTATGTTGATGATGAAAATATCAGCGATTTGATCGACAAGTCCCTTTCTGGCTTGCTTTCTAATCTTGATGCGCACTCTTCTTTTCTCAACGAAAAGGACTTTCAAGACTTAAAAATCCAAACAAGTGGTGAATTTGGCGGACTTGGCATAAGCGTGGGTATGAAAGATGGGGTTTTAAGCGTTATCGCTCCGATTGAGGGCACACCAGCTGATAAGGCTGGTATAAAAGCTGGCGATGTGATTTTAAGGATAGATGGCGAAGCGACTTTGGGAATGAACCTTAATGACGCCGTTGATAAGATGCGAGGTAAGCCAAAAAGCACGATTAACATTACTATTTACCGAAAAGGTGGCGAAAAGCCTTTTGATATAAAGCTTACAAGAGAGATTATTAAGATAGAAAGCGTGTATTCAAAGCTTATTGAAAACGAGGACATACTCTATCTTAGAGTAACAAACTTTGATAAAAAAGTCAGCGAAGAAGCCAAAAAGCAAATCCAAAAAAATCCAAAAATCAAAGGTATAGTTCTTGATCTTAGAAACAACCCGGGCGGGCTTTTAGATCAAGCTGTTGGACTTACAAATTTATTTGTCGATAAAGGCGTGATTGTCTCACAAAAAGGCAAAAATGAAGCTGACAATAGAGAATACCCAGCCGATCCAAGACAAAAGCTTACTGATGTGCCTTTAGTTGTGCTTGTCAATGAAGGTAGTGCAAGTGCAAGCGAGATCGTAAGTGGAGCCTTGCAAGACTTAAAGCGAGCCATCATCATCGGCACAAACACTTTTGGCAAAGGTAGCGTGCAAAGCATTATCCCGCTAAGCAACACCCAAGCTTTGAGGCTAACGGTGGCAAGGTATTATCTTTCAAGTGGGCGCACTATACAAGCAGTGGGCGTTAAACCAGATATTGAGGTTCTAGCTGGTAAAGTCAATGTCGTTGATAATAATTTTAGCATTAAAGAAAGTGATTTAAAACTTCATCTTGAAAGTGAGCTTGAAAAAATTCAGCCAAATGAGAAAAAAACAAATTCAAAAACTGATAAAAATATCATCACTCAAGCTCAAATTTATGATGATGCACAGCTTAAATCAGCCGTTGATGCGATTAAAATCTTAAGTATTAAAGGATAA
- the purC gene encoding phosphoribosylaminoimidazolesuccinocarboxamide synthase produces MQKRTLLYEGKGKKLYTTDDENALISEFKDDLTAFNAEKKGSEQGKGALNCQISTQIFKLLESKGIKTHLIKTLNESEQLVQKCQIVPIEVIVRNVATGSLTKRLGIKDGTKLPFALVEFCLKDDALGDPFINDEHCKLLNLVRDEKDIEKIKDIARKINAILLEFFDSKNLRLIDFKIELGYNPEGELVLADEISPDSCRFWDKATNEKLDKDRFRQDLGNVKMAYEEVLKRILS; encoded by the coding sequence ATGCAAAAAAGAACCCTACTTTATGAAGGAAAAGGCAAAAAGCTTTACACAACAGATGATGAAAATGCTTTAATTAGCGAATTTAAAGATGATCTTACTGCTTTTAATGCTGAAAAAAAAGGTTCTGAACAAGGAAAAGGGGCATTAAATTGTCAAATTTCAACACAAATTTTTAAGCTTTTAGAAAGCAAAGGCATAAAAACTCATCTTATTAAAACCCTAAATGAAAGCGAACAACTCGTGCAAAAATGCCAAATCGTGCCTATAGAAGTCATAGTGCGTAATGTCGCTACTGGCTCACTTACAAAAAGACTTGGCATAAAAGACGGCACAAAACTGCCTTTTGCTTTGGTTGAGTTTTGTTTAAAAGATGATGCACTAGGCGATCCTTTTATCAATGATGAGCATTGCAAGCTTTTAAATTTAGTGCGTGATGAAAAAGATATAGAAAAGATCAAAGACATAGCAAGAAAAATCAATGCCATTTTGCTTGAGTTTTTTGATAGCAAAAACTTGCGTTTAATTGACTTTAAAATCGAGCTTGGTTATAATCCTGAGGGCGAACTTGTTTTAGCTGATGAAATCAGCCCTGATAGCTGTCGTTTTTGGGATAAAGCAACAAATGAAAAGCTTGATAAGGATCGTTTCCGTCAGGATTTAGGTAATGTCAAAATGGCGTATGAAGAAGTTTTAAAACGAATTTTAAGCTAG
- the purS gene encoding phosphoribosylformylglycinamidine synthase subunit PurS, whose translation MQIIINISLKNGVLDPQGKAVEKALHALGFNGVSEVKIAKQIKLELDQTNKEKALEEAKKMCEELLVNCVIEDYEIVL comes from the coding sequence ATGCAAATCATCATTAATATATCTTTAAAAAATGGAGTTTTAGACCCGCAAGGAAAGGCTGTTGAAAAGGCTTTGCACGCTTTGGGCTTTAATGGGGTTAGCGAGGTAAAAATCGCCAAGCAAATCAAACTTGAACTTGATCAAACAAACAAAGAAAAAGCCCTAGAAGAAGCCAAAAAAATGTGCGAGGAGCTTTTAGTCAATTGCGTTATTGAAGATTATGAGATCGTGTTATGA
- the purQ gene encoding phosphoribosylformylglycinamidine synthase subunit PurQ, whose amino-acid sequence MKVAILQFPGTNCEHDTAYAFEKIGAKTQIIWHEKTDFEADLIVLAGGFSYGDYLRSGAIAKFSPAIKTLQEHIKKGGFVLGICNGFQILLELGVLKGAMKHNESLSFVSKMQKLKIISNDNAFLKNFQKDEIISLPIAHGEGNFYADDDTLHYLYDKDMVLLKYLDNPNGSRDDIAGICDEKKRIFALMPHPERACEGLLGSEVGLKMFKGFM is encoded by the coding sequence ATGAAAGTGGCTATACTTCAGTTTCCAGGGACTAATTGCGAGCATGATACAGCCTATGCTTTTGAGAAAATTGGTGCAAAAACGCAGATCATTTGGCATGAAAAAACTGACTTTGAGGCTGATTTAATCGTGCTTGCTGGGGGATTTTCTTATGGGGATTATCTAAGATCTGGAGCTATTGCGAAGTTTTCACCAGCCATTAAAACCTTGCAAGAGCATATTAAAAAAGGTGGTTTTGTTTTAGGAATTTGCAATGGTTTTCAAATTTTACTTGAACTTGGCGTTTTAAAAGGAGCGATGAAACATAATGAAAGCTTAAGCTTTGTTTCAAAAATGCAAAAACTCAAAATCATCTCAAATGATAATGCTTTTTTAAAAAACTTCCAAAAAGATGAGATTATCAGCCTGCCTATCGCACATGGAGAGGGAAATTTTTACGCTGATGATGATACCTTGCACTACCTTTATGACAAAGATATGGTGCTTTTAAAATATCTTGATAATCCAAACGGATCAAGAGATGATATAGCTGGAATTTGTGATGAGAAAAAACGCATATTTGCCCTTATGCCTCACCCTGAAAGAGCTTGTGAAGGCTTGCTTGGAAGTGAAGTTGGGCTGAAAATGTTTAAAGGCTTTATGTGA